In one window of Bombus fervidus isolate BK054 chromosome 4, iyBomFerv1, whole genome shotgun sequence DNA:
- the Toll-6 gene encoding toll-like receptor 6, with amino-acid sequence MRGLSGPEGFGRSVSLSLAYCYYLLVPVYHVLAVTSELPPRLDLPEYCSWDSRQDGALTCIHRYTGNDSLRTNFSQATSEYVTSINVVCEDSESLENGILNVEGFVQLWRLRSLRLTGCKLVHWPAKVLSGLRDLRNLTIRSLNGRKSKYSLELENGAFDSVPQIEKIDLSWNNIWQIPEHLFCPLSNLLTLNISWNMLKDINELGFRDIAEKHPRRQQESTPSPFPCSLDVQSLDVSSNQISVLPAYGFSSLKRLRVLNLSSNAISMVADEALHGLRSLETFDLSGNRIVALPTEMFRDAAKSLKELRLQNNSISVLSPGLVADMNQLVALDLSRNALTSSWLNSATFSGLIRLVLLNLSHNRISRLDPALFKDLYTLQILNLQYNEIETIPADTFAPMSNLHTLDLAFNRLTYLDAYSLNGLFALSLLSLDSNQLEGIHPDAFRNCSSMQDLNLSGNSLDSIPVALKDMRMLRTLDLGENQIRSLNRPGFRGMSSLYGLRMIGNEITNVTMEDFAELPALQILNLARNKIEVVEDGVFSTNPALQAIRLDSNLLQDMTGMFASAPGLLWLNMSDNMIVQFDYSYLPEKLQWMDLHKNLIMDLGVAPQGMRLQTLDVSFNRLTRIHSRSIPDSIELLFVNDNLIQTVEPQTFFDKLNLTRVDLYANQIVKMNLSAFQLTQVPAYRQLPEFYIGGNPFICDCTTEWLQRINSLLLRQHPRVMDLESVYCRLPYDRHKSFIPLLEAKPSQFLCTYKAHCFALCHCCDFDACDCEMTCPTNCTCYHDQSWSANVVDCSNSGYKTLPGRLPMDATEVYLDGNNFGELNSHSFIGRKNLQILYANDSNIIAIRNHTFSGLKRLLVLHLENNKISVLNGVELMPLENLKELYLQNNLLTYIDNGTFLPLRQLEVLRLENNRLGTFAVWQLGQNPYLVDIGLSSNPWSCECSYLDRVREWMSRNRAKISDWRSVTCSLGIPITLPANGSVINCAALTGTTSVIETRPLEAYLPLLLATVVLIFAMVALVCGAFRHRRTLRTWAASRCGLRACYKTAAFEDQEKPFDAYISYSAVDEAFVSTILVPGLETSYRLCLHYRDLSAGSNVADAVAEAADSSRRTILVLSKNFLHGEWARFEFKAALRDALKGKGRSVIVLLVGGVGPRDLDADLKKRISSHTVLVWGDKLFWQKLRFAMPDVSPVPVLERPLPLPPPPPPPAQHQWT; translated from the coding sequence ATGCGTGGGCTCTCCGGTCCAGAAGGGTTCGGGAGATCGGTGTCGCTGTCATTGGCCTACTGCTACTATCTTCTCGTGCCGGTGTACCACGTGCTCGCCGTGACCAGCGAACTGCCACCGAGGCTCGATTTACCGGAGTATTGTTCGTGGGACTCGCGACAGGATGGCGCGCTCACTTGCATTCACCGTTACACCGGGAACGACTCCCTCAGGACGAACTTTTCACAGGCGACTAGCGAATACGTGACCTCGATCAACGTCGTTTGCGAGGATTCAGAATCATTGGAAAATGGTATACTGAACGTGGAAGGGTTCGTACAGTTATGGAGATTGCGATCGTTAAGGTTGACCGGATGCAAGCTGGTTCATTGGCCGGCAAAAGTTTTGAGCGGTCTGCGGGATCTGCGCAATCTAACGATCAGGAGCTTAAACGGACGAAAGAGCAAGTACAGTTTGGAGCTGGAGAACGGAGCGTTCGACTCGGTGCCACAGATTGAGAAGATTGATTTATCGTGGAACAACATCTGGCAGATACCGGAACACTTGTTTTGCCCGCTATCGAACCTCCTAACGCTGAACATCTCTTGGAACATGTTGAAGGATATCAACGAACTGGGATTCAGGGATATCGCGGAGAAACACCCGAGACGTCAGCAGGAATCGACCCCGTCACCTTTCCCTTGTTCTCTGGATGTGCAATCGTTGGATGTGTCGAGTAATCAAATTTCGGTTCTCCCTGCCTACGGATTTTCCTCGTTGAAGAGGCTCCGCGTGCTCAACTTGTCGAGCAACGCGATATCCATGGTTGCAGACGAGGCGCTTCATGGACTCAGATCCCTCGAGACCTTCGACCTGTCCGGAAACAGAATCGTCGCGTTACCGACGGAAATGTTTCGGGACGCGGCCAAGTCACTGAAGGAATTGCGGCTCCAGAACAATTCCATCAGCGTGCTGTCACCGGGCCTGGTCGCGGACATGAATCAGCTTGTCGCTTTGGATCTGTCGAGAAACGCGTTGACTAGCTCCTGGCTGAATTCCGCCACGTTCTCTGGTTTGATTCGACTGGTTCTTCTGAATTTGTCTCATAATCGAATAAGTCGATTGGACCCGGCTCTGTTCAAAGATCTTTACACTCTTCAGATATTAAATTTGCAGTACAACGAGATCGAAACGATACCAGCGGATACGTTCGCGCCCATGAGTAATTTACACACGCTAGATCTAGCTTTCAATCGACTGACTTACCTGGACGCTTACTCCCTCAACGGATTGTTTGCACTTTCTCTGCTGTCGCTCGATTCTAATCAGCTCGAAGGTATCCATCCGGATGCCTTTCGCAATTGTTCCAGTATGCAGGACCTGAATCTATCCGGGAACAGTTTGGACAGCATACCGGTCGCACTGAAGGACATGAGAATGCTGCGTACGCTGGACCTCGGCGAAAATCAGATCAGAAGCCTGAACAGACCCGGTTTCCGTGGAATGTCCAGTCTGTATGGATTACGAATGATCGGAAACGAGATCACGAACGTCACTATGGAGGATTTCGCTGAGCTCCCAGCTCTTCAGATATTAAACTTGGCACGGAACAAGATCGAGGTCGTCGAGGACGGCGTGTTTTCCACGAATCCAGCGTTGCAGGCGATTCGTTTGGACTCGAATTTGTTGCAGGACATGACCGGTATGTTCGCCAGCGCACCTGGTCTCCTCTGGCTGAATATGTCCGACAACATGATCGTGCAGTTCGATTACAGTTATCTGCCGGAGAAATTACAGTGGATGGATCTGCATAAAAATCTTATTATGGATCTCGGTGTCGCGCCACAGGGCATGAGATTACAGACGCTCGACGTGTCGTTCAACCGGCTAACGAGGATACATTCGAGGTCGATACCGGACTCCATCGAGCTTCTGTTCGTCAACGACAATTTGATACAGACCGTGGAGCCCCAGACGTTTTTCGACAAGTTGAATCTTACCAGGGTGGATCTCTACGCGAATCAGATCGTCAAGATGAATCTGTCTGCGTTTCAGTTGACCCAGGTGCCCGCGTATCGACAATTGCCAGAGTTCTACATCGGTGGCAATCCCTTCATATGCGACTGTACAACGGAATGGTTGCAAAGAATCAATTCGTTGTTGCTGAGACAACATCCGAGGGTAATGGATTTGGAGTCGGTGTACTGCAGGCTTCCGTACGATCGTCACAAATCGTTTATACCATTGCTCGAGGCGAAACCCTCTCAGTTCCTCTGCACGTACAAAGCACATTGTTTCGCGCTGTGTCATTGCTGCGACTTCGACGCCTGCGACTGCGAGATGACTTGTCCGACAAACTGCACTTGCTATCACGATCAATCCTGGTCGGCGAACGTAGTGGATTGCTCGAACTCCGGTTACAAAACCCTCCCCGGCCGATTACCGATGGACGCTACCGAGGTTTACCTCGATGGAAACAATTTCGGGGAATTGAATTCCCACTCGTTCATCGGTCGTAAGAACCTGCAGATTCTGTACGCGAACGATAGCAACATCATCGCTATACGCAATCATACTTTCAGTGGTCTGAAGCGTTTGTTGGTCCTTCATCTGGAGAACAACAAGATAAGCGTGCTCAACGGCGTGGAATTGATGCCTCTGGAGAACCTGAAGGAACTCTACCTACAGAACAATCTACTGACGTATATAGATAACGGAACGTTCCTTCCGCTACGTCAGCTGGAAGTGTTACGATTGGAAAACAATCGACTTGGCACTTTCGCTGTTTGGCAGCTCGGCCAAAATCCATATTTGGTCGACATCGGCTTGTCCAGCAACCCATGGAGTTGCGAGTGCTCGTACTTGGACCGGGTACGCGAGTGGATGTCCCGTAACAGAGCGAAGATAAGCGACTGGAGGAGCGTCACCTGTTCCCTTGGTATACCTATTACTCTTCCGGCGAACGGATCGGTCATAAATTGCGCGGCATTAACAGGCACGACCTCGGTCATCGAGACTCGACCGCTCGAGGCTTATTTGCCGCTACTGCTCGCCACCGTCGTGCTGATTTTTGCGATGGTGGCGCTGGTGTGTGGTGCATTCAGGCATCGTCGTACCCTGAGGACATGGGCTGCCAGCAGATGCGGCCTCAGAGCGTGTTACAAGACAGCGGCTTTCGAGGATCAAGAGAAACCCTTCGACGCCTATATCTCCTACTCCGCCGTGGACGAGGCGTTCGTTTCGACGATTCTGGTACCTGGTCTGGAGACTTCTTACCGGCTGTGTTTACACTACCGTGATCTAAGCGCCGGTAGCAACGTGGCCGATGCAGTGGCGGAAGCGGCCGATTCTTCGAGACGAACCATCCTAGTATTATCGAAGAACTTTCTGCACGGCGAGTGGGCCAGATTCGAGTTTAAAGCGGCTCTGAGGGACGCTCTGAAAGGGAAGGGCCGCTCGGTGATCGTGCTGCTGGTAGGCGGTGTGGGTCCACGAGATCTCGATGCCGATCTCAAAAAGAGAATCTCGTCGCACACCGTGCTGGTGTGGGGGGACAAGTTGTTTTGGCAGAAGCTAAGGTTTGCCATGCCAGACGTGTCCCCTGTTCCTGTTTTGGAGAGACCCCTGCCATTgccgccaccgccaccgcccCCGGCGCAGCATCAATGGACGTAG